One window from the genome of Vibrio vulnificus NBRC 15645 = ATCC 27562 encodes:
- the dapB gene encoding 4-hydroxy-tetrahydrodipicolinate reductase: MVRIAVAGAAGRMGRNLVKAAHHNQAAKVAAGSERPESSLVGVDLGELCGEGKFDVVVCDDLAKQIDQFDVIIDFTAPASTLNNLALCQQYGKSIVIGTTGFTEEQREQIDQVAQQVPVVMAPNYSVGVNLVFKLLEKAAKVMGDYCDIEIVEAHHRHKVDAPSGTAIGMGEAIAGAMGNKLSDVAVYAREGITGERTKDEIGFATIRAGDIVGEHTAMFADIGERVEITHKATDRMTFANGAVKAAVWLHEKPAGFYTMTDVLGLNDL, translated from the coding sequence ATGGTAAGAATTGCAGTTGCAGGAGCTGCGGGTCGTATGGGCCGCAATTTAGTAAAAGCTGCGCATCACAATCAGGCTGCTAAGGTTGCTGCTGGCTCAGAGCGTCCAGAATCATCACTGGTTGGTGTCGATCTTGGTGAACTATGCGGTGAAGGTAAATTTGACGTTGTGGTTTGCGATGATTTAGCCAAACAAATTGATCAATTTGACGTAATTATTGATTTTACCGCTCCAGCAAGCACTTTGAACAATCTGGCGCTTTGCCAACAATATGGCAAGAGTATTGTGATTGGTACCACTGGCTTTACCGAAGAGCAACGTGAGCAGATCGATCAGGTCGCGCAACAGGTACCTGTGGTCATGGCGCCAAATTACTCTGTGGGCGTGAATCTTGTTTTCAAGCTGCTTGAAAAAGCGGCGAAAGTGATGGGCGATTACTGTGACATCGAAATTGTTGAAGCGCATCACCGCCACAAAGTGGATGCTCCATCGGGTACAGCTATTGGTATGGGTGAGGCGATTGCTGGCGCCATGGGGAATAAGCTCAGTGATGTTGCCGTCTATGCTCGTGAAGGGATCACTGGAGAGCGAACCAAGGACGAAATTGGTTTCGCGACCATTCGAGCAGGGGATATCGTTGGCGAGCATACCGCGATGTTTGCTGATATTGGTGAGCGTGTAGAAATTACCCACAAAGCAACAGACCGTATGACATTTGCTAATGGTGCCGTCAAAGCCGCGGTGTGGCTGCACGAAAAACCTGCCGGGTTTTATACCATGACAGATGTCCTTGGGCTTAACGACCTGTAA
- the mutT gene encoding 8-oxo-dGTP diphosphatase MutT, producing MKRIHIVAAIIFNQDKSQVYITKRPDDKHKGGFWEFPGGKVEEGESIEQAMVRELEEEIGITATQQQLFEHLEYDYPDKSLKFDFIAVTDFNGQPYGREGQQGAWVAVAELSRYPFPEANVPILERVLKEFA from the coding sequence ATGAAACGTATCCATATTGTTGCGGCGATTATTTTCAATCAAGACAAGAGCCAGGTTTACATTACCAAGCGTCCAGATGATAAACACAAAGGCGGCTTTTGGGAGTTTCCTGGAGGCAAAGTCGAAGAAGGTGAAAGCATAGAGCAAGCCATGGTACGTGAACTTGAAGAAGAAATCGGTATTACGGCGACTCAACAACAGCTGTTTGAGCATTTAGAGTACGATTACCCAGATAAATCACTCAAGTTTGACTTTATCGCAGTCACGGATTTTAACGGTCAGCCTTATGGTAGAGAAGGACAACAGGGAGCGTGGGTGGCGGTTGCAGAACTTAGCCGTTACCCGTTTCCAGAAGCGAACGTACCAATTCTTGAAAGAGTGCTAAAAGAGTTCGCTTGA
- the secA gene encoding preprotein translocase subunit SecA produces the protein MITKLLTKVIGSRNDRTLRRLRKIVKEINNYEPTFEALSDEQLKAKTVEFRQRLEQGETLDQLLPEAFATVREASKRVYGMRHFDVQLIGGMVLNAGQIAEMRTGEGKTLTATLPAYLNALAGKGVHIVTVNDYLAKRDAETNRPLFEFLGMTVGINVPNMPHPAKKEAYQADILYGTNNEFGFDYLRDNMAFRNEDRVQRERFFAVVDEVDSILIDEARTPLIISGPAEDSSELYTRINALIPLLQKQDKEDSEEYRGDGHYTVDEKSKQVHLTETGQEFVEELMVKNGLMEEGDTLYSPTNISLLHHVNAALRAHVLFEKNVDYIVNEDGEVVIVDEHTGRTMPGRRWSEGLHQAVEAKEGVKIQNENQTLASITFQNYFRLYEKLSGMTGTADTEAFEFQSIYGLETVVIPTNKPMIRNDMPDVVYRTEAEKFAAIIEDIKARVEKGQPVLVGTVSIEKSELLSNALKKAKIKHNVLNAKFHEKEAEIVAEAGKPGAVTIATNMAGRGTDIVLGGSWQAKVESMTNPTQEQIDEIKAEWKLVHDQVLESGGLHIIGTERHESRRIDNQLRGRSGRQGDAGSSRFYLSMEDSLLRIFTSDRMAALIQSGMEEGEAIESKMLSRSIEKAQRKVEGRNFDIRKQLLEYDDVANDQRKVVYELRDELMSVDDISDMIEHNRVDVLQGVIDEYIPPQSLEDMWDLEGLQERLKNDFDIDAPVKQWLEEDDKLYEEALREKVIDTAVEVYKAKEEVVGAQVLRNFEKSVMLQTLDTLWKEHLAAMDHLRQGIHLRGYAQKNPKQEYKRESFELFEGLLETLKSDVVMILSKVRVQQQEEVERMEAQRRAQAEEAARRAQAQHASAQSQLADDSDEGHHQPVVRDERKVGRNEPCPCGSGKKYKQCHGQIN, from the coding sequence ATGATAACTAAGCTACTGACAAAGGTGATTGGTAGTCGCAACGATCGCACACTGCGCCGCCTTAGAAAGATTGTTAAAGAGATTAACAACTACGAGCCGACCTTTGAGGCTCTCTCAGATGAACAATTAAAAGCAAAAACGGTTGAGTTTCGCCAGCGTCTAGAACAAGGCGAAACGCTTGATCAACTATTACCTGAAGCATTTGCTACCGTTCGCGAAGCATCAAAGCGTGTTTACGGTATGCGTCATTTCGACGTTCAGTTAATTGGTGGTATGGTTCTCAATGCAGGCCAAATCGCTGAAATGCGTACGGGTGAAGGTAAAACTTTAACCGCAACTCTTCCTGCTTACCTTAACGCACTCGCTGGTAAAGGTGTTCACATTGTTACCGTCAATGATTACTTGGCGAAGCGTGACGCAGAAACCAACCGCCCTCTATTTGAGTTTCTAGGAATGACCGTTGGTATTAATGTGCCAAACATGCCTCATCCTGCGAAAAAAGAAGCGTACCAAGCCGATATCCTATACGGAACCAACAACGAGTTTGGTTTTGACTATCTACGTGACAATATGGCTTTCCGCAATGAAGATCGCGTTCAGCGTGAACGCTTCTTTGCCGTTGTCGATGAAGTGGACTCGATCTTGATCGATGAAGCGCGTACACCACTTATCATTTCTGGCCCTGCTGAAGACAGCTCTGAGCTTTACACGCGTATCAATGCGCTGATTCCATTATTGCAGAAGCAAGATAAAGAAGACTCTGAAGAGTATCGTGGTGATGGACACTACACCGTCGATGAAAAATCGAAGCAAGTGCATCTAACGGAAACAGGCCAAGAGTTTGTGGAAGAGTTGATGGTGAAAAATGGCCTAATGGAAGAGGGAGATACATTGTACTCTCCAACCAACATCAGCCTTTTGCATCACGTTAACGCGGCATTACGTGCGCATGTTCTGTTTGAGAAGAACGTGGACTACATCGTAAACGAAGACGGCGAAGTCGTGATTGTTGACGAACACACTGGCCGTACAATGCCAGGTCGCCGTTGGTCTGAAGGTCTTCACCAAGCCGTTGAAGCGAAAGAAGGCGTTAAGATCCAAAACGAAAACCAGACCTTAGCTTCGATTACATTCCAGAACTACTTCCGCCTGTATGAAAAACTGTCTGGTATGACGGGTACAGCGGACACCGAAGCATTCGAATTCCAATCGATTTACGGTCTTGAGACGGTGGTTATCCCAACCAACAAGCCAATGATCCGTAACGACATGCCTGATGTTGTTTACCGTACTGAAGCAGAGAAATTTGCTGCCATTATTGAAGACATCAAAGCGCGTGTAGAAAAAGGTCAACCTGTACTTGTGGGTACGGTTTCTATCGAGAAATCCGAGCTGCTTTCGAATGCACTGAAGAAAGCGAAAATTAAACACAATGTTCTAAATGCCAAGTTCCACGAAAAAGAAGCGGAAATTGTTGCAGAAGCCGGTAAACCTGGGGCGGTGACCATTGCAACCAACATGGCTGGTCGTGGTACGGACATCGTGCTAGGCGGTAGTTGGCAAGCGAAAGTTGAATCGATGACTAACCCAACGCAAGAGCAGATTGATGAAATCAAAGCTGAGTGGAAGCTGGTTCACGATCAAGTGCTTGAGTCGGGCGGTCTACACATCATTGGTACTGAGCGTCACGAATCTCGCCGTATCGATAACCAGCTGCGCGGTCGTTCAGGTCGTCAGGGTGATGCCGGTTCATCTCGTTTCTACCTTTCTATGGAAGATTCACTACTACGTATCTTTACTTCGGATCGTATGGCGGCATTGATTCAAAGTGGTATGGAAGAAGGGGAAGCGATCGAATCTAAGATGCTTTCTCGCTCTATCGAAAAAGCGCAACGCAAAGTGGAAGGCCGTAACTTCGATATCCGTAAGCAGCTGCTTGAATACGATGATGTGGCGAATGATCAGCGTAAAGTGGTGTATGAGTTACGTGATGAGTTGATGAGTGTTGATGACATTAGCGATATGATCGAACACAATCGCGTTGATGTGCTTCAAGGTGTCATCGATGAATACATTCCACCTCAATCATTGGAAGACATGTGGGATCTTGAAGGCCTACAGGAACGCCTGAAGAACGATTTCGATATCGATGCTCCAGTGAAGCAATGGTTGGAAGAAGACGACAAGCTTTACGAAGAAGCGTTACGTGAAAAAGTCATTGATACCGCGGTTGAAGTCTACAAAGCGAAAGAAGAAGTCGTTGGCGCACAAGTGCTGCGTAACTTCGAAAAATCCGTGATGTTACAAACGTTGGATACATTGTGGAAAGAGCACTTGGCGGCAATGGATCACTTGCGTCAAGGTATCCATCTTCGTGGCTATGCACAAAAGAACCCGAAACAGGAATACAAGCGTGAGTCGTTTGAGCTGTTTGAAGGCTTGCTTGAAACATTGAAATCTGATGTTGTGATGATTTTGTCGAAAGTACGCGTTCAGCAGCAAGAAGAAGTCGAGCGTATGGAGGCTCAGCGTCGTGCACAAGCTGAAGAAGCGGCTCGTCGTGCGCAAGCTCAACATGCCTCAGCTCAAAGTCAGCTTGCTGATGACTCTGATGAAGGGCATCACCAACCAGTGGTCCGTGACGAGCGTAAAGTAGGTCGTAATGAACCCTGCCCTTGTGGTAGTGGCAAAAAATACAAACAGTGTCACGGTCAAATCAATTAG
- a CDS encoding DUF721 domain-containing protein, protein MRDHRPTSTQELIDGSGSSLQKIQHHACEILELNKVLAELLPNGTAQHCRAANLRQGCLILDVASAAIKMKVDYDRLTILNALRSRGFAKLMAIEVRINPGLYQQKAPKDQKKREPISQNAANALTMIAEMAPPKVKARLERLAAMAEKKSS, encoded by the coding sequence ATGCGTGATCATCGCCCCACCTCAACACAAGAACTTATTGACGGTAGCGGTAGCTCGCTACAAAAGATCCAGCATCATGCATGCGAGATACTCGAGTTGAATAAAGTGTTAGCAGAATTGCTGCCAAATGGGACGGCACAGCATTGCCGAGCGGCAAATTTACGTCAGGGATGTTTGATCCTCGATGTCGCTAGCGCGGCGATCAAAATGAAGGTTGATTACGATCGTTTGACGATCCTGAATGCTTTACGCTCTCGTGGATTTGCTAAATTAATGGCCATCGAAGTTCGCATTAATCCCGGTCTATATCAGCAAAAAGCGCCTAAGGATCAAAAGAAGCGCGAGCCGATCTCGCAAAATGCTGCAAATGCTTTAACTATGATTGCCGAAATGGCACCGCCAAAAGTGAAAGCTCGTCTCGAGCGATTGGCTGCAATGGCAGAGAAGAAATCGAGTTGA
- the lpxC gene encoding UDP-3-O-acyl-N-acetylglucosamine deacetylase: MIRQRTLKEIVKTTGVGLHSGRKVTLTLRPAAANTGIIYRRTDLTPAVDFPADPASVRDTMLCTALVNDAGVRISTVEHLNAALAGMGIDNIIIEVDAPEIPIMDGSASPFVYLLQQAGIETQNAAKRFIRIKKPVRFEDGDKWAEFVPFNGFRMDFEIEFNHPAIDSDEQRLLFDFSTQGFVREISRARTFGFMRDIEYLQSQNLVLGGSFDNAIVLDDYRILNEEGLRFENEFVTHKVLDAIGDLYMCGHAIIGEFRAYKSGHGLNNQLLRAVLADQEAWEWTTFEEEVGSPVAFAEPNMVLA; the protein is encoded by the coding sequence ATGATCAGACAACGTACTCTGAAAGAAATTGTGAAAACAACTGGTGTGGGTCTCCACTCTGGTCGTAAAGTCACATTAACTCTTCGCCCTGCAGCTGCAAACACTGGCATTATTTATCGCCGCACTGATCTAACGCCTGCGGTAGATTTTCCTGCTGATCCTGCTTCTGTTCGTGACACTATGTTGTGTACTGCACTCGTTAATGATGCAGGCGTTCGTATCTCTACAGTTGAGCATTTGAACGCAGCGCTTGCGGGTATGGGGATCGACAACATCATCATTGAAGTTGATGCACCTGAAATTCCAATTATGGATGGCAGCGCAAGTCCATTTGTTTACTTGCTTCAGCAAGCAGGCATTGAGACACAAAATGCAGCGAAGCGTTTTATCCGCATTAAGAAACCAGTTCGTTTTGAAGACGGTGACAAGTGGGCTGAATTTGTTCCATTTAATGGTTTCCGCATGGATTTTGAAATCGAGTTTAACCACCCTGCAATCGATTCTGATGAGCAGCGTCTGTTGTTCGATTTCTCAACGCAAGGTTTTGTTCGTGAAATCTCTCGTGCACGTACTTTTGGTTTTATGCGTGACATTGAATATCTCCAGTCACAAAATTTAGTGCTGGGTGGTAGCTTTGACAACGCGATTGTGTTGGATGATTACCGCATTCTTAACGAAGAAGGCCTTCGTTTCGAAAACGAATTTGTTACGCACAAAGTGTTGGATGCGATCGGTGACCTTTACATGTGTGGTCATGCGATTATTGGTGAGTTCCGCGCATACAAATCCGGACATGGTTTAAATAACCAGTTGCTACGTGCAGTGTTGGCAGACCAAGAAGCTTGGGAATGGACAACGTTTGAAGAAGAAGTTGGTTCTCCAGTTGCCTTTGCCGAACCGAATATGGTTTTAGCGTAA
- the ftsZ gene encoding cell division protein FtsZ: MFEPMMEMSDDAVIKVVGVGGGGGNAVEHMVRESIEGVEFISVNTDAQALRKTSVGNVIQIGGNITKGLGAGANPQVGRDAALEDKERIKELLIGADMVFIAAGMGGGTGTGAAPVIAEVAKELGILTVAVVTKPFSFEGKKRLAFAEQGIDELSKHVDSLITIPNEKLLKVLGRGITLLEAFASANDVLKNAVQGIAELITRPGMINVDFADVRTVMSEMGHAMMGSGVAKGEDRAEEAAEMAISSPLLEDIDLAGARGVLVNITAGLDMRLDEFETVGNTVKAFASDNATVVIGTSLDPDMADEIRVTVVATGIGNDKKPDITLVSGGKAKVAQPTAAPQPVVAAKVEEKPAQTLQERPQVTPQPSTPVSSSTASGSQNTAPKQEKESGYLDIPAFLRRQAD, translated from the coding sequence ATGTTTGAACCGATGATGGAAATGTCTGACGATGCTGTAATTAAAGTCGTTGGGGTTGGTGGCGGCGGCGGTAATGCTGTAGAACACATGGTGCGTGAATCCATCGAAGGCGTGGAGTTCATCAGCGTCAATACGGATGCACAAGCACTTCGTAAGACAAGTGTGGGCAATGTGATCCAGATTGGTGGCAACATCACTAAAGGTCTGGGTGCAGGTGCAAACCCACAAGTTGGTCGTGACGCAGCTCTTGAAGACAAAGAAAGAATTAAAGAATTGCTGATTGGTGCCGATATGGTATTTATCGCAGCTGGCATGGGCGGTGGTACTGGTACAGGTGCAGCTCCGGTTATTGCAGAAGTTGCGAAAGAGCTAGGCATCCTGACGGTTGCAGTAGTAACCAAGCCGTTCAGTTTCGAAGGAAAGAAGCGCTTAGCGTTTGCTGAGCAAGGTATCGATGAGTTATCAAAGCATGTTGATTCATTGATCACCATTCCAAACGAAAAGCTGCTAAAAGTGCTTGGTCGCGGCATCACTTTGTTGGAAGCCTTTGCTAGCGCGAATGATGTACTAAAAAATGCAGTGCAAGGTATCGCCGAGCTCATTACTCGCCCTGGCATGATCAACGTGGACTTTGCGGACGTTCGTACAGTGATGTCTGAGATGGGTCACGCGATGATGGGTAGCGGTGTGGCAAAAGGTGAAGATCGTGCAGAAGAAGCGGCGGAAATGGCTATTTCTAGTCCACTTCTCGAAGATATCGACCTTGCAGGTGCTCGTGGCGTACTGGTTAACATTACCGCTGGTCTAGACATGCGTCTAGATGAGTTTGAAACAGTGGGTAATACGGTTAAAGCGTTTGCTTCGGATAACGCAACAGTCGTAATCGGTACTTCACTTGATCCAGACATGGCGGATGAAATTCGAGTGACGGTGGTTGCTACCGGTATCGGTAACGATAAGAAACCAGACATCACGTTAGTTTCAGGTGGTAAAGCTAAAGTCGCTCAACCAACTGCAGCACCACAACCTGTTGTGGCAGCGAAGGTGGAAGAAAAACCGGCACAAACTTTGCAGGAAAGACCTCAGGTTACTCCTCAGCCATCGACGCCAGTTTCCTCTTCTACAGCGTCAGGCAGCCAGAATACGGCGCCTAAGCAGGAAAAAGAGAGCGGATATTTGGATATTCCGGCATTTTTACGTCGTCAGGCTGATTAA
- the ftsA gene encoding cell division protein FtsA produces the protein MTKTADDNIIVGLDIGTATVSALVGEILPDGQINIIGAGSSPSRGMDKGGVNDLESVVKSVQRAIDQAEMMAECQISNVFISLSGKHIASRIEKGMGTISDEEVSQEDMDRAIHTAKSIKIGDEQRILHVIPQEFTIDYQEGIKNPLGLSGVRMEVSVHLISCHNDMARNIIKAVERCGLKVEQIVFSGLAASNAVITEDERELGVCVVDIGAGTMDVAIWTGGALRHTEVFSYAGNAVTSDIAFAFGTPVSDAEEIKVKYGCALSELVSKDDTVNVPSVGGRPSRSLQRQTLSEVIEPRYSELMGLVNQTIESVQMKLREDGIKHHLAAGVVLTGGAAQIEGLVECAERVFRNQVRVGKPLEVSGLTDYVKEPYHSTAVGLLHYARDMRSSDDSDYNEPKRSAVTGLFGKLRNWIQKEF, from the coding sequence ATGACTAAGACCGCCGATGACAACATTATTGTTGGTCTTGATATAGGCACTGCAACCGTATCCGCTCTGGTAGGCGAAATTCTGCCTGATGGTCAAATTAATATCATTGGAGCAGGCAGTAGCCCATCTCGTGGTATGGATAAAGGCGGTGTGAACGATCTTGAATCTGTGGTGAAATCTGTCCAGAGAGCGATCGATCAAGCTGAAATGATGGCTGAGTGCCAAATCAGCAACGTATTTATTTCTTTATCGGGGAAGCATATTGCCAGCCGCATAGAAAAGGGCATGGGTACCATTTCCGATGAAGAAGTCTCACAAGAAGATATGGATCGTGCTATACATACAGCTAAATCCATTAAAATCGGTGATGAGCAGAGAATCCTTCATGTGATTCCACAAGAGTTCACTATCGATTATCAAGAAGGCATTAAAAACCCTCTTGGTTTGTCTGGTGTGAGAATGGAAGTGAGTGTTCATCTTATTTCCTGCCACAACGACATGGCGCGTAATATAATTAAAGCGGTAGAGCGTTGTGGTTTAAAAGTCGAGCAAATTGTCTTTTCTGGTTTGGCGGCAAGTAATGCGGTCATTACAGAAGATGAAAGAGAGCTGGGTGTGTGTGTGGTTGATATCGGCGCAGGCACCATGGACGTAGCAATCTGGACGGGCGGTGCACTTCGACACACTGAAGTGTTCTCTTATGCCGGCAATGCTGTCACCAGCGACATCGCTTTTGCCTTTGGTACACCCGTGAGTGATGCCGAAGAGATCAAAGTGAAATATGGCTGTGCTCTGAGTGAGCTAGTCAGCAAGGATGATACGGTTAACGTCCCAAGCGTTGGTGGGCGTCCCTCTCGGAGTTTGCAACGTCAAACTTTATCTGAGGTGATTGAACCGCGCTATTCTGAACTTATGGGATTAGTTAACCAAACTATTGAATCTGTTCAAATGAAGCTGCGTGAAGATGGAATTAAGCACCATCTTGCTGCGGGAGTTGTCCTCACCGGAGGGGCAGCCCAAATTGAAGGTTTAGTAGAATGTGCGGAGCGAGTGTTCCGCAATCAAGTTCGCGTTGGTAAGCCACTAGAAGTGAGTGGCTTAACTGATTATGTAAAAGAGCCGTATCATTCCACGGCAGTTGGATTACTTCATTACGCACGAGATATGCGCTCAAGCGATGATAGTGACTACAACGAGCCTAAACGTTCGGCTGTCACTGGCTTGTTTGGCAAGCTGCGTAATTGGATACAAAAAGAGTTTTAA
- a CDS encoding cell division protein FtsQ/DivIB produces MHWKRQKHQIIGAAFFVLVVALIGSILYSTLSWMWDDQRLPLSKIILQGDLQYVTADDVQHAFGSITHIGTFMSQDVSVLQESVEALPWVAHASIRKQWPDTVKVFITEHRAAAIWNGNALLNQDGMVFDGDVAQLNEERVKLYGPVATGVEVLKKYREMNPEFSKLGLSISSLVLNDRRAWQIILDNGIRLELGKESLDERVARFFSLYRQLGSKADKVSYVDLRYDTGAAVGWFPEQESE; encoded by the coding sequence TTGCACTGGAAGAGACAAAAGCACCAAATAATTGGCGCTGCATTTTTCGTATTGGTTGTCGCTTTAATCGGCTCAATTTTGTATTCAACCTTGAGTTGGATGTGGGATGACCAACGCCTGCCTTTATCAAAGATAATTCTGCAAGGGGATTTGCAGTACGTCACAGCTGATGATGTGCAGCATGCCTTTGGCAGTATTACTCATATCGGCACCTTTATGTCGCAAGACGTTTCGGTGTTGCAAGAAAGCGTGGAAGCCTTGCCTTGGGTTGCGCATGCATCCATTCGCAAGCAATGGCCAGATACGGTGAAAGTGTTTATCACCGAGCACCGTGCCGCGGCGATTTGGAATGGCAACGCATTACTCAATCAAGATGGAATGGTCTTTGATGGTGACGTCGCGCAACTGAATGAAGAGAGAGTCAAACTTTACGGGCCAGTTGCGACTGGGGTTGAGGTACTGAAAAAGTATCGAGAAATGAACCCTGAGTTTAGTAAGTTAGGTTTATCGATTTCTTCATTAGTATTAAATGACCGACGCGCTTGGCAAATTATCCTAGATAATGGTATTCGCCTTGAATTAGGCAAAGAGTCTTTGGATGAGCGAGTGGCGAGGTTTTTTTCGCTCTATCGCCAATTAGGCAGCAAAGCTGATAAGGTCAGCTATGTTGACCTCAGGTATGACACGGGAGCCGCTGTTGGTTGGTTCCCTGAGCAAGAGTCAGAATAA
- the murC gene encoding UDP-N-acetylmuramate--L-alanine ligase, with protein sequence MTIQHKQDLAQIRAMVPEMRRVKSIHFIGIGGAGMSGIAEVLLNEGYQITGSDIAENAVTERLAQKGAKVYIGHQATNVAEASVVVVSTAINEANPEVKAAREARIPVVRRAEMLAELMRFRHGIAVAGTHGKTTTTALVTQIYSEAGLDPTFVNGGLVKSAGTNARLGSSRILIAEADESDASFLHLQPMVCIVTNIEADHMDTYGGDFETLKQTFIDFLHNLPFYGQAIVCIDDPVIRELIPRISRQVITYGFSEDADVRIENYRQEGQQGKFTVVRKDCEALDITLNIPGRHNALNAAAAIAVATEDEIGDDAILAAMIGTQGTGRRFEHLGEFETGNGNVMLVDDYGHHPTEVDVTIHAARNGWQDKRLVMIFQPHRYSRTRDLYDDFANVLEQVDVLVMLDVYAAGEKAIAGADSRSLCRTIRSRGKIDPIFVADTQQLPEVLANILQEGDLLLAQGAGDIGKVARQLAALELNISNMKAK encoded by the coding sequence ATGACTATTCAACACAAGCAAGATCTTGCACAGATTCGCGCTATGGTCCCAGAGATGCGCCGAGTGAAATCCATCCACTTCATTGGGATTGGTGGTGCAGGCATGAGCGGCATCGCCGAAGTGTTGCTAAATGAAGGGTATCAAATCACCGGCTCTGATATTGCAGAAAATGCCGTTACTGAGCGCTTGGCTCAAAAAGGGGCAAAAGTGTATATCGGCCACCAAGCGACGAATGTTGCAGAGGCGAGTGTTGTTGTTGTCTCAACAGCGATCAATGAAGCGAACCCAGAAGTTAAAGCGGCGCGTGAAGCTCGCATTCCGGTAGTTCGCCGTGCAGAAATGTTGGCAGAACTGATGCGTTTTCGTCACGGCATTGCCGTTGCTGGTACGCATGGTAAAACCACCACGACAGCATTGGTAACGCAAATATATTCAGAAGCGGGACTGGATCCAACGTTCGTGAATGGTGGCCTGGTAAAAAGTGCAGGCACCAATGCGCGTTTAGGTTCTAGCCGCATTTTGATTGCTGAAGCGGATGAAAGTGATGCGTCGTTCTTACATTTGCAACCGATGGTGTGTATTGTCACCAACATTGAAGCTGACCACATGGATACCTATGGCGGTGACTTCGAAACACTGAAGCAAACCTTCATCGACTTCTTACACAATTTGCCATTTTATGGTCAGGCGATTGTTTGTATTGATGATCCGGTGATTCGCGAGCTGATCCCTCGCATCAGTCGTCAAGTCATTACTTACGGCTTCTCGGAAGATGCCGATGTTCGTATTGAAAATTATCGCCAAGAAGGCCAGCAAGGAAAATTCACCGTGGTCCGCAAAGATTGCGAAGCGCTGGATATTACCCTGAATATTCCTGGCCGCCACAATGCATTGAATGCTGCTGCTGCCATTGCTGTGGCAACGGAAGATGAAATTGGTGATGACGCGATCCTTGCTGCCATGATTGGTACTCAGGGCACTGGTCGCCGTTTTGAACATCTAGGTGAGTTCGAAACAGGCAATGGAAACGTAATGCTGGTTGATGATTATGGCCATCACCCAACCGAAGTGGATGTGACCATTCATGCCGCTCGTAATGGTTGGCAAGACAAACGTCTAGTGATGATTTTCCAACCCCACCGTTATAGCCGTACCCGAGATCTCTACGATGACTTCGCAAACGTGCTTGAGCAGGTTGATGTGCTGGTCATGTTGGATGTATACGCGGCGGGTGAAAAAGCGATCGCTGGAGCGGACAGCCGTTCACTGTGCCGCACGATTCGCAGCCGTGGAAAAATCGATCCTATTTTTGTTGCCGATACCCAGCAATTGCCAGAGGTATTGGCGAACATTTTACAAGAAGGCGATCTGTTATTAGCACAAGGTGCGGGGGATATTGGTAAAGTCGCCCGTCAATTGGCTGCACTTGAGCTAAATATCAGTAATATGAAAGCAAAATAG